A genome region from Setaria italica strain Yugu1 chromosome III, Setaria_italica_v2.0, whole genome shotgun sequence includes the following:
- the LOC101778097 gene encoding uncharacterized protein LOC101778097, whose product MSSSPAAAASPPPPPAAVAADEGARAAEAVVAVDERVASNVDPFLVEALDNPRHRLMVLRMELDIQKFMQNPQLQEFEFQNFPTSYLRCAAHRVAQHYGLETTVADSLVDGSVSRIVARKTPESRYPPIALSEVSSKQARNDHEAAEKLKFVIYQRPKVFQNGAADAGNKNGAPKTVEERIEEYNKARARIFNGSISADTDAASVLGALSTGRDEPVNVEPPADEIKVSTMNSRSRVAVFKDTEKDRSDPDYDRNYKRYVRSPVPDFSLNPGAFNFVVPQFMQYGVGYVQSPGMSTNQPTVYFGQPDLSMGSSSGAAVYPHWPPPAMMYPHCYDNTGPMMSQVPLYQSFNHG is encoded by the exons ATGAGCTCCTCCCCAGCCGcagccgcgtcgccgccgccgccgcccgccgccgtagccgccgacgagggcgcgcgggcggcggaggcggtggtggccgtcgaCGAGAGGGTCGCCTCCAACGTGGACCCGTTCCTCGTCGAGGCGCTCGACAACCCTCGCCACCGCCTCATGG TTTTACGGATGGAACTGGATATACAGAAATTTATGCAGAACCCTCAGCTGCAAGAATTTGAATTCCAGAACTTTCCAACTTCATACCTTCGCTGTGCTGCTCATCGTGTCGCACAACATTATGGCTTAGAGACTACAGTAGCAGATAGTTTAGTAGATGGTTCAGTTAGCAGGATAGTTGCAAGAAAAACACCGGAAAGCAGATATCCACCGATTGCTTTATCAGAAGTTTCCAGCAAACAAGCAAGAAATGACcatgaagcagcagagaagcttAAGTTTGTCATCTATCAAAGGCCCAAAGTATTCCAAAATGGCGCAGCTGATGCTGGAAACAAGAACGGTGCACCAAAAACTGTTGAAGAGAGGATAGAGGAATACAATAAAGCTCGAGCGCGCATCTTCAATGGTTCCATTTCTGCAGATACTGATGCTGCAAGTGTTTTGGGAGCTCTTTCCACTGGCAGAGATGAGCCAGTGAATGTTGAGCCTCCTGCTGATGAGATCAAAGTCAGCACAATGAACAGCCGTTCCAGGGTCGCAGTTTTCAAGGATACTGAAAAAGATCGTAGTGATCCTGACTATGATCGGAATTACAAAAG GTATGTTAGGAGCCCAGTGCCTGACTTCAGCTTGAACCCTGGTGCCTTCAACTTTGTTGTACCTCAATTTATGCAGTATGGTGTTGGTTATGTGCAATCTCCTGGCATGTCCACAAACCAGCCTACTGTGTACTTTGGCCAACCTGATCTATCAATGGGGTCATCTTCTGGAGCAGCTGTTTACCCACATTGGCCCCCCCCAGCAATGATGTATCCCCATTGCTATGACAACACTGGACCCATGATGTCTCAG GTTCCATTGTACCAGTCGTTCAACCATGGCTAA